The window GGTTTGCTTAGGTTTAAATGAATAGTAGGATTGTGTAAATAATTTCTCGAAACAAGCCCTTGAGCTTTGAATTTCGCACTCGTGCTTCGTAGAAATACGATTGGATATCGCGCATCTGGTAGTTAAACTAGTTGTCTAATTCTTCCCCAGCAAATAAAAAGACTATACTGACAGCCGAATCTGGAAACTGCCCTAACATGTCAATTTGCTATTGTTAACCTCTCTAAAGTTTAATTACAGCCTGCCTTCCTCCAGCCACATACTTGaaagcattataaaaaaaataaaatcatgtggaAGTAGTAACCCTAGCTAGTGATCAAGCATTTAGCAATGTGAGTAGTActgtataatattttaattactcAACCAAAGATCAAAGTTAATCAAGATCAGGACTGCGCAAGAATAATGATGGGATATTAGGGAGGAGGAGAAGATCCCTTGAAAGACTACAAAATCCATATGTTCCCCAAACTATGCTTTAGCTTTACCATTCTTTTTTCCATTGTATCTGAGCTGCCCACCACATGGCTCCTGCACCTTATgcttccatctctctctctctctctctgacagACACTGTTAACggcttctctatttatttgtttttaaagacaaaaaataaggtGAGAGAATAAGAAGCACAGCATGCAAGAGCTAGCACTCGGGAATAAAGCATGGCCATTGCTATGCTTGGAGACTTAGATGTAACTTGGACTCCCCACATGGAGCCCTGTTGTCCTGTTTCTCTTGGAGTTTTCACATTCTCCCCAACGTTGAATAGGCAGTCTCATTCCCGTTCAAAAAGTAGCAACACCCAATAGCTCACTGCCTCACAACCTTTGATGCTTCCAAGGTGATTCTTGACGATATTATTAGTACTAAACTAGGTGTGCAAAATATAGTAAATACATTCTCCTATGTATGAAATAAAGTCCATAAAATAGTACTACACTAGCTTATCTGCTTGTAATGTCAAACATGATGTATCATTCATTCTtacaaaagggaaaaagaaagaaaacaagaacaagCCACTCTTTGAATAAATACTCACATCGTGCTTGATTGGAACCTTTTAATTTGCTGTATATTAACATCCCATCCAATTCAAAAGCTAGTGTATATTGATATGATATGTGCATCACTGGATCTTGGTATGGATTGGATGTTGTTTTTTAGGAGCACCGTCATAAGTACTCCCTTGTTGAAGCCATTGGCCATAATTTGTATGGCATATGTGTTCACATACATAGCATACCATTcagtatataaaatataataaacacaAGAAACTAAAGTGGAAGTGGGATTTGCTGTGTGACTGCATTGGGTCTTGAGCTCTAGGGATTCCCTCTATGTATATCTGTGGATTTCTATCTATCTAATACGAAGGAATGTTACGTATAGTGATGGTGGAATGTGTAGTCTCTCATATGTTAAATGTTCTTTCTTGAACAGCTCAAAGATTCATCCCTAGCTCCACTTTACCTCCCTGTCCTTTTCTTGGATTTTGAATACATTGTATGTCCCTCCATATATTCTTTTGCATCTCTTTTAAtaatttcacttaaaaaaacaatctaccCAAATTCGATTTTAGACCAGACCCCATCACGtgaaattctgactaactaaaTCACACAAATTCTGATGTTTGCTAATTAATCACACACagactttctctctcctccccccccccccccccccccccttctctATCTCTCTGTATGTGACAATATTTGTACCCCATCAAGAAAGACTCACGTCGCCACCTGCTCTGTCTATTTACTCTTTGTTTCAACGATTCCTTTGTGAGAAGAAATGTTAGGCAACTGTGAGAAGATGGTTGTCATCTCTTCAACTGCTAACGAATGGCCACAGGTTCttcaccctctctctctctctctctctctctctctctctctctctctctctctctctctctcaattatTAGACAAAACATGAcccattttttgtttcttagctTTTGGAAGAGAATATCTATCTTGCGATGTTATTTTTACACTAATAAAAACACCACTCTTgatgtctttcttttcttttcttttctttccctttctctaTGGTGCAGAATCAGATAGATGAGAAAAGCCTGATGGAATCAACAGGTAAACTAATGGAGAGACCAAGTGAAGAAGTACTTTCACAaccacagcagcagcagcagcagcaacaagcTCTCAAGTGTCCTCGCTGTGACTCCTCAAACACCAAGTTCTGTTACTATAACAACTACAGCTTATCTCAGCCAAGACACTTTTGCAAGGCTTGCAAGAGATACTGGACGAGAGGTGGAACTTTAAGGAATGTTCCTGTTGGTGGTGGATGTAGAAAGAACAAGCGTGTCAGGAGACCAGCCTCAGCCGTTGAAGGAGCTAATAATTCAGTTTCTAGTGCAAATCCTAATCCTCAAACCCCAATTGACCATATTTCTCCAACTTCAAATCATATTAATCCTTTGTTTTACGGGTTAACTAGCAGTAACCCATCAGAGATGGACCTTCCATTTCCTGGTAGGTTCAATTCAAGAGTGTATTCAGCTGTTTCTGGGTATCATGATCTCCAGCCTCAGTTAAATGCTCTTGCATTAGGGTTTTCATCAGGAATCATGAGTACTAATGATGCTAACGGTTTTAACCCTACTAAGCAAATACAAGATGTGGTCACTTCCAATTCTCTTCTTTCAAGTTATTCCAATCTCTTTGGCTCCTCCACAACTTCCACCAACACAACCTCTCCAACTATGGCTTCTTTGCTTGCCTCTAGCTTCAACCAACAAAAGAGTACCAGAGCTCCTAACCTGTACCAAAACTTGACAGTCCCCTTTGAGGACTTGCAAATGAGTGGCAATAGTGAATCTGGGGTTGGTATGAAAGGGGTGAAAATTGAGCATGATCAAAATAGGTCGAACTGGAATGTGCCATGCCAGAATCAGATAGAACAAGTTGGCTTCTCAGATCCTTCAATGTATTGGAACACTACCAATAGTGTGGGTTCATGGCATGATCCAGCTAATATGGGGTCCTCAGTACTTCTTTGATCTAGCTCTACCTAAAAAACCATTTCTTTCATCTCAGTTATCTCCCTCTTTGTTAGTGACCTTGGATGTCTTCTTCtagcttagttttttttctcttttcttattacTTCTGTTTGTAGTGGAGTTTATGGTACTCAAATCGGGGATGGATTAAGACTTTCTCTTAACAAGGGTATAAGATTGGTGTGGTTGGAACCTAAAGATGAGAGGAGCTTGGATCAGAGAGATCATGTCAGCAGCAAGATCAGCCtattggttttattttcaaggttgaGAAATCCTATTTGCACTGAGAGGAACCTCGGATCCTCTTCCCTCTCATCAACTCAGCTATCATAATcatatcatcatcaccatcattatCATCTACACCACACAGTGTTGAAGAAAGGATCAACTACTATTTGGTGCAACTTTCTAGCTAGTGCCAGTAAGTTGGTCATACCTTAATTTGTATGTATATATGCATGACAagtccctttttctttttttgttaatgtattcGTACTTGTTATTAGGTTGGGGTTAGGAGGGTATATGTCTCAGTCCTCTATCAATATCAGTTGAGGCACTGAAgatcatttctttcttcttccttttttaatttttgtcttttatactttctttttaggaaaaaaaaaggggatggGTATAATTAATGGTATAGGAAAAGGGGGAGATTTTGCTATTGTAATGTTGGGATTTTCTTTATGTGATTGGTCTTTCGGGTTACATGTTTTGTTGACTTTGATGTATTTCATGTTATTGCATTAAAAGCACTGTGTGggttttgaaatttcaaatgcTGATAGTTTCAGTATACTTTTTGAGCCTTGTATAAGAAAGAACTACATTCAGTGATATGCTAAACTTCTGGATACACCACGCATTGTCAATGGCAGAGATAATCCATATGCCTGCATAAATAGTGTTAGAAATGGAGGCATGGCAGAGATAATCCATATGCCTGCATAAATAGTGTTAGAAATGGAGGCACATTATTTGTAAATTCAGATTTTCTCTAAACGGGAAAAATGTCAAGGACTAGATGTTGCATGTAGGACGATATGGCTTGCAGCTGCAATTTTGCATACTGATTTTAGTACGTTCCTCAAAGAGGACTGAGGATCTAGATATGGTGAAAATTAAGATTTCTTCCTGACAAGATGATGACTTGGATTTTAGTATATTGACTGCAGTGCCTGTCTATTATTTAGTCTCCACTCTCGGCCGAGAAAGAGATCTTTTATAAAATCGACTATAAGAAgattgttttcaaaattatatacgATCCCAAATTAGTAGTTAGTGATGAGGGTTTGGTGAAGTTATAAAAGGGAATTCGGCTCTaggttttatcaatggtataaTTGAGGAACTAATGCTCTAGCTAGGTTAGCCATAGCATTCATAACATCATGCCCAGAATCTTGCTGAAGGTAGAGCTATATAGCATTATCTAGTTCGCCCTCTAAGATTGCTCCATCCCTCTACATTTCACTAAACTTCTTATGTATTTACAAATTGTAATGTCAATTTTGGGTGGAAGTGGTTGGGAGATGAAGTGATAGTAGTGGTTTATTAAATATTTGGTCTAATAATTAGTATGTGATGAAAGAATAATTACAAAATGGAGGCCTTAACAACTTTATTCTACTATAGCATAGAGCTCCATAGATATTGAGCTATCTACTACTATTTGTTTAGCTGATCATCTAGGATTTTATTTTGAGCAACTGCCCTTCTCGAAAGGCATCTCGTACTTCCCTGCTGAGTAAGGTCTTCATTTCCAAGAGTTTGCTTTGAGATTATACTATAGAGGTGTTCACGGGCTTGGCTCTAGGCCTTCGGTTTCTCAAATTCGAATGAACCTACCTGTGTCTGAAAATCTTAAGCAAAATTGACCTGAGGCCCAACACATGttcaaatccattttgaaacaagTAAATATTTATCTCACAAACTTCATCTAAAAGTATACTATAGGgtcggtttttttattattattattactcgtctaaaatatttatgctgcttctaataattaattaaactgtACTGCATAATATCTTATATGTGTTTACAAATAGCTTATTAGAAATATTTAGTGTGGCTGCCACCGGCCTCCAATCATTAGATTTTCTTTTGAGGGTGAAAAGATTGGTAAAATGGCAATTGATTAACTAACATGGTAGATGCAAAGAATGGAAATGTTCATTAAACGCAGCACATGTTAATAATTAACATGTGTTACAGATGTAGTTGTTGGTTTTACATTGACAAAGCCACCATGAAGGTGGTGATGGACCCGACGGTGAAAGTGTTCCAAGATGATAACGACAACACGTAGTAGCCAGGTGACATGGAACCAAGGTGGTCAAGAGAGGGATGGAAAATTGGTAATGGCTTTATTTTTTGTAGCGGTACAGTGTCTCAACTGGCAAACAACACTGAACTGGCTTGGTTGATGCAGCAGTAGGCAGTACCGAAGGTATCAATTATGGCGCTGTTGATTGTCTATACTCTCTATGATTTGAGTTAATAATTTCTCCTACTTAGTGGCCTATGGTGCTCAGAAACAGTGGTATTTGTGATGgtacacatgttttttttatttttttctttatagtaGCTATCCAATTCCAAACAGTAATCAATTATAGCTAGGATGCAGATAAATTTTCAGCTAGAGGGAGCTTCTTCATTGATAGAGTGGCCTGTAGATTGTGGACTGTAGAGTGATACGGTCATGTGCCACAGTTGGAAGTAGAGGGCTGTGAAAACCTCAGCCAGAGAAAAGGAGAAGCTCAATGAGAGCAAACAGCAGCAAGCAAGGACTACAGTATTTGTcacgagaaaaaaaagaaaagggagaaggTGTCAAAATCTTTGGGTTAATAATTCACGATCTATATATGTCTATGCTATATTGATGTTTACTGTGGAGCCACCTAACCTAATAAAGCAATCGGCAGCAGCCCAAGTTCCCCCTAGCTCCcttgcacacacacacacacacacacacacacacacacacacacacacacacatatatatatatatatatatatatatatatatatatatatatttcactaGCTAGCAAGGACGCTTCCCTTGCAGCATGCGCGAGGCATCACTGTGGGGGACCAAATTAAGCCTTCTTAAGTTAGATCTCCATGAGATCAATAAGATTCAGTAGACCTTAATTGAGATTGATACTTGATCTTat of the Populus nigra chromosome 7, ddPopNigr1.1, whole genome shotgun sequence genome contains:
- the LOC133699829 gene encoding dof zinc finger protein DOF1.4-like — its product is MLGNCEKMVVISSTANEWPQNQIDEKSLMESTGKLMERPSEEVLSQPQQQQQQQQALKCPRCDSSNTKFCYYNNYSLSQPRHFCKACKRYWTRGGTLRNVPVGGGCRKNKRVRRPASAVEGANNSVSSANPNPQTPIDHISPTSNHINPLFYGLTSSNPSEMDLPFPGRFNSRVYSAVSGYHDLQPQLNALALGFSSGIMSTNDANGFNPTKQIQDVVTSNSLLSSYSNLFGSSTTSTNTTSPTMASLLASSFNQQKSTRAPNLYQNLTVPFEDLQMSGNSESGVGMKGVKIEHDQNRSNWNVPCQNQIEQVGFSDPSMYWNTTNSVGSWHDPANMGSSVLL